A portion of the Cryptomeria japonica chromosome 5, Sugi_1.0, whole genome shotgun sequence genome contains these proteins:
- the LOC131045790 gene encoding calcium sensing receptor, chloroplastic isoform X2, which translates to MAASSRAVGISGLTGAKTAALLDRSFISNSSIQTAAFYRFQGKPSCRHPSLRLNATAKEKLDDSVPPKILYYLPTVFSILSSAGDAEAVTKEEIVTTLTQVEETYQQISGAASTAYGVSKDFLDQVLKIIKPAMDASMPYLQKATDSAVQVATPVASDVSQKAQKALQDAGVDTKPVVEAAKTAAVIAGGAAEQTTKAFEGAKPVASSTIESLLSAGPIVLAEAVGALILLYLIVPSILSSISFSFRGYKGDLTPPQALELLTKQDYVMIDVRTEKEKSKAGIPSLPRPAKNKLVSIPIEEFPNKLRSVLRKFKQVEAEVAALKISYLKRLNKGSRIVIMDSEFASRKLCKLESILNKYKIAGMGMWQRLWQRLLLHLDSRTHGF; encoded by the exons ATGGCTGCTAGCAGCAGAGCAGTTGGGATTTCGGGCTTAACAGGGGCAAAAACTGCTGCCCTATTGGACAGATCTTTTATTTCTAATTCATCAATTCAAACTGCCGCCTTTTATAGATTCCAAGGAAAACCATCATGCAGGCATCCTAGTCTGAGATTAAATGCCACTGCTAAAGAAAAATTGGACGACAGTGTACCACCAAAAATACTGTACTATCTACCCACAGTATTCTCCATTCTCAGCTCTGCAGGGGATGCAGAGGCtgtgacaaaggaggagattgttaccACATTGACCCAG GTGGAGGAGACATACCAGCAAATTTCAGGGGCAGCATCAACTGCATATGGGGTCTCCAAAGACTTCCTTGATCAGGTTCTCAAGATCATCAAGCCTGCAATGGATGCAAGCATGCCATATCTACAAAAGGCTACTGATTCAGCAGTGCAGGTAGCTACCCCAGTTGCATCGGATGTCAGTCAGAAAGCCCAAAAAGCACTTCAAGATGCTGGGGTAGATACAAAACCAGTAGTAGAAGCTGCTAAG ACTGCAGCTGTGATAGCTGGGGGAGCAGCAGAACAAACTACGAAAGCATTTGAAGGGGCAAAGCCCGTAGCTTCATCCACCATAGAGTCCCTCTTATCAGCAGGTCCTATTGTCCTTGCAGAAGCTGTTGGGGCACTTATCTTGCTCTATCTGATTGTTCCCTCCATTTTGTCCAGCATTTCCTTTTCTTTCAGGGGGTATAAAG GTGACCTTACCCCACCTCAAGCTCTTGAACTTCTGACAAAGCAAGATTATGTGATGATTGACGTTAGAACAGAGAAGGAGAAGTCCAAGGCTGGAATACCAAGTTTACCAAGGCCAGCTAAGAACAAGCTTGTCTCTATACC AATCGAGGAGTTTCCCAACAAATTGAGAAGTGTATTGAGAAAGTTCAAGCAAGTTGAAGCTGAAGTGGCAGCCTTGAAAATTTCATATTTGAAGAGACTTAATAAGGGCTCAAGGATCGTAATAATGGATTC TGAATTTGCATCAAGGAAACTCTGCAAACTGGAATCTATCTTAAATAAGTACAAAATAGCCG GTATGGGGATGTGGCAAAGATTGTGGCAAAGGCTCTTACTTCACTTGGATTCAAGAACACATGGATTTTGA
- the LOC131045790 gene encoding calcium sensing receptor, chloroplastic isoform X1: MAASSRAVGISGLTGAKTAALLDRSFISNSSIQTAAFYRFQGKPSCRHPSLRLNATAKEKLDDSVPPKILYYLPTVFSILSSAGDAEAVTKEEIVTTLTQVEETYQQISGAASTAYGVSKDFLDQVLKIIKPAMDASMPYLQKATDSAVQVATPVASDVSQKAQKALQDAGVDTKPVVEAAKTAAVIAGGAAEQTTKAFEGAKPVASSTIESLLSAGPIVLAEAVGALILLYLIVPSILSSISFSFRGYKGDLTPPQALELLTKQDYVMIDVRTEKEKSKAGIPSLPRPAKNKLVSIPIEEFPNKLRSVLRKFKQVEAEVAALKISYLKRLNKGSRIVIMDSYGDVAKIVAKALTSLGFKNTWILTDGFSGGRGWLQSCLGTESYGTSFAQILSPSRVIPASSGTRRLLAGGVDE, from the exons ATGGCTGCTAGCAGCAGAGCAGTTGGGATTTCGGGCTTAACAGGGGCAAAAACTGCTGCCCTATTGGACAGATCTTTTATTTCTAATTCATCAATTCAAACTGCCGCCTTTTATAGATTCCAAGGAAAACCATCATGCAGGCATCCTAGTCTGAGATTAAATGCCACTGCTAAAGAAAAATTGGACGACAGTGTACCACCAAAAATACTGTACTATCTACCCACAGTATTCTCCATTCTCAGCTCTGCAGGGGATGCAGAGGCtgtgacaaaggaggagattgttaccACATTGACCCAG GTGGAGGAGACATACCAGCAAATTTCAGGGGCAGCATCAACTGCATATGGGGTCTCCAAAGACTTCCTTGATCAGGTTCTCAAGATCATCAAGCCTGCAATGGATGCAAGCATGCCATATCTACAAAAGGCTACTGATTCAGCAGTGCAGGTAGCTACCCCAGTTGCATCGGATGTCAGTCAGAAAGCCCAAAAAGCACTTCAAGATGCTGGGGTAGATACAAAACCAGTAGTAGAAGCTGCTAAG ACTGCAGCTGTGATAGCTGGGGGAGCAGCAGAACAAACTACGAAAGCATTTGAAGGGGCAAAGCCCGTAGCTTCATCCACCATAGAGTCCCTCTTATCAGCAGGTCCTATTGTCCTTGCAGAAGCTGTTGGGGCACTTATCTTGCTCTATCTGATTGTTCCCTCCATTTTGTCCAGCATTTCCTTTTCTTTCAGGGGGTATAAAG GTGACCTTACCCCACCTCAAGCTCTTGAACTTCTGACAAAGCAAGATTATGTGATGATTGACGTTAGAACAGAGAAGGAGAAGTCCAAGGCTGGAATACCAAGTTTACCAAGGCCAGCTAAGAACAAGCTTGTCTCTATACC AATCGAGGAGTTTCCCAACAAATTGAGAAGTGTATTGAGAAAGTTCAAGCAAGTTGAAGCTGAAGTGGCAGCCTTGAAAATTTCATATTTGAAGAGACTTAATAAGGGCTCAAGGATCGTAATAATGGATTC GTATGGGGATGTGGCAAAGATTGTGGCAAAGGCTCTTACTTCACTTGGATTCAAGAACACATGGATTTTGACTGATGGGTTTTCAGGAGGCAGAGGGTGGCTGCAAAGTTGTTTGGGAACAGAGTCCTATGGTACCTCATTTGCCCAAATATTGTCCCCATCTAGGGTAATTCCAGCAAGCTCTGGTACTCGGCGTCTTCTTGCTGGTGGGGTGGATGAATGA